ACCAAGGGGGAAGAGAGCTAACAGTTGATGAGCACTTGCTCTAGGCCAGTCCAGAGTGCTGGGCACCATACGCATTTTATCTCCCTCCCGCTATTCACAACAAATATGGGAGGTAGTTTATATTATAGCCATCTAATAAGATGGGGAAACTAAGACTCAAAGAGATTCAGAAACTTGTCCATGATTATAAATGTAAGAGAGTTGGAATTCAGATTTATGTATTTAGACCCCAAGCCTTTCTCATTACATCATTTTGCCTTCCAAATCTCTACCCTCTATCCTTCACCTCCCCACTGATCAAAACGAGATGATAGTTTGCCCTCTTCAAAAgaaatgtgtgcatgtatatatctttgatttcttttgtagTGGAAAGTTGGGGACAAATGTTCTGCCATTTGGTCAGAAGACGGTTGCATTTACCCAGCTACCATTGCTTCAATTGATTTTAAGAGAGAAACCTGTGTTGTGGTTTACACTGGATATGGAAATAGAGAGGAGCAAAATCTGTCCGATCTACTTTCCCCAATCTGTGAAGTAGCTAATAATATAGAACAAAATGCTCAAGAGGtaaggatacaaaaaaaaaaaaattcaatttctggAAGCAGAGACTAGATGAGAAACTGTTAAACAGTATACACAGTTGTCAGTTTGATCCACCGAggcattaattttttcttaatcacaCCCTTATAACAAAAAcctgcatattttttctttttaaagaatgaaaatgaaagccaAGTTTCAACAGATGAAAGTGAGAACTCCAGGTCTCCTGGAAATAAATCAGATAACATCAAGCCCAAATCTGCTCCATGGAACTCTTTTCTCCCTCCACCACCCCCCATGCCAGGGCCAAGACTGGGACCAGGAAAGGTAAACCTTCTATGAAAGTTTTCCAGAAAATAGTTAATGTCGGgacatttaacctctctgttaACTAATTTGTAGCTCTCCCATGAAACTTTTGTAGCTTAAATACACAAGaattttttgaaaaggaaataagataATGATGcaaaatagttaattttttaaaaaaatgttagacACTGCAGTGGATGCAACAAAATACTTTATATGAAAGATTTATCCAGTTAACTTTTGTGGAGTATTAGGTATTAGACTAATAATTAGCACACTTACTTAAGTTAGAAAGTATAATAATGCGCCGgacgcggtagctcacgcctgtaatcccagcactttgggaggccaaggtgggcggatcacaaggtcaggagatcgagaccatcctggctaacacggtgaaaccccatctctactgaaaatacaaaaaaatttgccgggcgtgatggcgggcacctgtagtcccagctactcgggaggctgaggcaggaggatggtgtgaaccccggaggcagagcttgcagtgagtcaagatcgtgccactgcactccaacctgggcgacagaatgagactccatctcaaacaaaaaaacaaaacaaaacaaaaaaaagtgtaataataatttatcattagCTGGATGATATGCTGTTGTTTCCCATGTCACCTGTATAAGATATGTAAAATAAGAACACATTATTTACATCTAATATAGATAAAATCCTGAGGCGCTCTCAGATTGTTTTGTAGAGTTCAAAtgtaaatattgttttcatttatggTCCTTTTGGTTATAAGTAACAGAAATCAActctaaaaagatttttattatagGTTAGATTATGTCATGGAACCTTAAGGCTTGTCCCTTTCTAGTTCTTTTGTGTAAAGCGGTGATTTCTTCCATGGAGGGAATGGTAtttaggcaattttttttttttttcgagatggagtcttgctctgtcgctcaggctggagtgcagtggcaccatttcagctcactgcaacttccacctcctgggttcaagtgattctcctgcttcagcctcccaagtagctgagattacaggcacccgccaccacacccggcttattttgtatttttagtagagatggggtttcaccatgttggccaggctggtcttgaactcctgacctcaagtgatctccccaccttggccttccaaagtgctaggattacaggcgcctagcCTAGGCAgtcattttcaaaaaacaagcatGACTCACCAAAAGTTTTAAGATTTTCTGTGATAATGTTCTTATTGAGGCTTACATTATATTACAGTTTCTTGAATCTAAAATGATGTACCCTCTTAGGATATATACATCATGCTTCATTGGTCTCAGGGGGCTGATTTTTATAAGGAGAGATTTGCTAGTTTTCACAATATGTCCTCTAAGTTGGCATGTATAGCTAAACAGGctttcataaaaatatacaatttagttAATGAAATTTGGGATATAGTCTTTtatgattgaaataattttgctAAATAGACTGTCTCTGATTTATTAGGTAATCACCactcttattttgttttacttcctTAATGTCTAcatagaaaggaaatgagaaaaatccaGAGGTTGTCATTTGACTTATGAGTCTGTTTGACTTCAGGATTTGGTACATGAAATTTCACTTAATCTTTTTGAtatgtataaaacaaatattctgggtaattatttttatccttttggtTTTGAGTCCTTTTTATTCCTATCATATTGAAATTGGTAAGttaattttcctttgaaatattcCTTATAGCCAGGTCTAAAATTCAATGGCCCACCaccgccaccgccaccaccaccaccccacttACTATCATGCTGGCTGCCTCCATTTCCTTCTGGACCACCAGTAAGTAAAAAAGAGTATAGGTTAGATTTTGCTTTCACATACAATTTGATAATTAGCAGAATAGAGGATTGTAAAATGTCATTGTAGAACATCCCTTGGGCCAGATTCTAATGGGTAGAAATTTGAACTAAAcctctgggttttgtttgtttttaatgcctTTCTGTTACCCAGATGCAGTGCTCTTGTAGTCCCAAGTCTAAGCTCTAGGTTGCCTTCTTTCCTGGCAGAAGTTGGTGTCTATGCCATAAGGAGGTAGTTCCTGTTAGAAGGGATTTAATTATACCTTATATAAGGAATTAGTGTTTGCCCTTCTAGGTATAGTTGGATGTTAGCTTCTGATGTAaactggatttctttttctttctctctctttttttttttttgttttggaggcagagttttgcccttgtaccccaggctggagtgcagtggtgtgatctcagctcacagcaacctccgcctcctgggttcaagcaattctgcctcggcctcccaagtagctgggattacaggcgactgccaccacacccggctaatttttgttttattagtagagatggggtttcaccatgttggccagactgatcttgaactcctgacctcaggtgatccacccgccttggcctcccaaagcgctgggattacaggcgtgagctgccgcacccAGCTGTAAACTGGATTTCTAATGGTAGATTTTTAGGTATTAACAATAGATAAAAAGATACTTTTTGGCATACTGTGTATTGGGATGGGGTTAGAACAGGTGTTCTACCCAAGACATTTACTTAAAATCGCCCTCGAAATGCTAtgtgagctgtgtgtgtgtgtgtgtgtgtgtgtgtgtattaaggAAAAGCATGAAAGTATttatgcttgattttttttttttactcatagCTTCATAGTGGAACAGATACATAGTCTAAATCAAAATGTTTAAACTTTTTATGTCACTTGCTGTCTTTTCGTCCtcgttaaatttaattttgttggtcttttgtTGTTATTGGTTGGTTTTCTCCAAATGCTAGCTATGTTAAGAAATttaaggccaggtacagtggctcatgcctgtaatcccggcattttagaaggctgaggcaggaggatcacttgagctcaggagtttgagaccagtctgggcaacatagcaagacctcgtctttgtttaggggaaaaaaaagaaatttaagtagGAGATTATATaagcaaaaatacaattaatttccAGCATTCACTATATAATATAAATCTCCAgactttacttttttgtttactGGATATAAACaatatctttttctgtctccAGATAATTCCCCCACCACCTCCCATATGTCCAGATTCTCTTGATGATGCTGATGCTTTGGGAAGTATGTTAATTTCATGGTACATGAGTGGCTATCATACTGGCTATTATATGGTAAGTAATCACTCAGCATCTTTTCCTGacaatttttttgtagttatgtgactttgttttgtaaatttataaaatactacTTGCTTCTCTCTTtatattactaaaaaataaaaataaaaaaatacaactgtCTGAGGCTTAAATTACTCTTGCATTGTCCCTAAgtataattttagttaattttaaaaagctttcatgctattgttagattaTTTTGATTATACACTTTTGAATTGAAATTATACTTTttctaaataatgttttaatctcTGATTTGAAATTGATTGTAGGGAATGGAAAAGATGGGataatttttcataaatgaaaaatgaaattcttttttttttttttttttttttgagacggagtcttgctctgttgcccaggctggagtgcaatggcgtgatcttggctcacagcaagctctgccttctggattcacgccattctcctgcctcagcctcagaggtagctgggactacaggtgcctgccaccacgcctgtctaattttttgtatttttttgtaaagacagggtttcactgtgttagccaggatggtctcaatctcctgaccccgtgatccacccgcctcggccttccaagagaaatgaaatttttttaatgcacaaaGATCTGGGGTAATGTGTACCACATTGAACCTTGGGGAGTATGGCTTCAAACTTGTCACTTTATACGTTAGTCTCCTACGGACATGTTCTATTGTATTTTAgtcagaacatttaaaattattttattttattttattttttttttttttttgagacggagtctcgctctgtcacccaggctggagtacagtggcgcagtctcggctcactgcaagctccgcctcccgggttcacgccattctcctgcctcagcctctccgagtagctgggactacaggcgcccgccaccacgcccggctaatttttttttatttttagtagagacggggtttcaccgtggtctcaatctcctgacctcgtgatccacccgcctcggcctcccaaagtgctgggattacaagcgtgagccaccgcgcccggcctaaaattatttttaaaagtaagctcTTGTGCCCTGCTAAAATTATGATGTGATATTGTAGgcacttgtatttttagtaaattaatATAGAAGAAACAACTGACTTAAAggtgtatgtttttaaatgtatcatcTGTGTGTGCCCCCattaatattcttatttaaaagttaaggccagacatggtggcttacaactgtaatcccaacagtttgtgaggccgaggcaggcagatcacttgaggtcaggagtttgagaccagcctggccaacatgatgaaaccttgtctctactaaaaataccaaaaaaaatttagccaggcatggtggcacatgcctgtaatccgagctacttgggaggctgtggcaggaaaattgctttaatctgggaggcagaggttgcagtgagttgagattgtgccactgcactccacccttggtgacagagtgagattccatctcaaaaaaagaaaaaggcctggcacggtggctcacacctataatcccagtactttgggaggtagaggcaggtggatcacttgaggttaggagttcaggaccagcctggccaacatggtgactactccatttctactaaatacacaaaacttAGCCCAGTGGCGGgcagttgtaatcccagctacttgagaggttgaggcaggagaatcacttgaacctgggaggcagaggttgcagtgagccgagatcacaccgctgcactctagcctggccaacagagtgagaatttgcggagggaaaaaaaagtcacGCTTCAGTTGTTGTAGTATAACCTTGGTATATTGTATGTATCATGAATTCCTCATTTTAATGACCAAAAAGTAATAAATCAACAGCTTGTAATTTGTTTTGAGATCAGTTATCTGACTGTAACACTGTaggcttttgtgttttttaaattatgaaatatttgaaaaaaatacataatgtatatataaagtattgGTATAATTTATGTTCTAAATAACTTTCTTGAGAAATAATTCACATGGTGTGCAGTTTACCTTTGAAAGTATAcaagttggctgggcacaatggctcacgcctgtaatcccagcactttgggaggccaaggcaggtggatcacgaggtcaggagatcgagaccatcctggctaacatggtgaaaccccgtctctactaaaagtacaaaaacaaattagccgggcatgttggcgggcaccttttgtcccagctgctcgggaggctgaggcaggagagtggcgtgaacccaggaggtggagcttgcagtgagccgagattgtgccagtgcactccagcctgggcgacagagcgagactctgtctcaaaaaataaaataaaaaagaaagtatacaaGTCAGTGGTTTTGGTTTtcagttatgcaaccatcactacaatttaagaacattttcatcaccccaaaaagaaaccctgttaCCTTCATTTTCCCCAGCCCTAGGCAGTCAGtacactttctgtctctatgaatttgtctattttagatattatatataaacgGAATTATAcgatatgtggtcttttgtgtctggcttctttcacttagcatgctattttcaagattcatccatgctgtagaaTGCACCAGTACTGCATTCCTTCTTATTGCTGAATATTCTGTTGTTTGGTTATAtcacattttatccattcatcagttcatggacatttaggttgtttttatttttgggctataatgaataatgttgctatgaacattcgtttgtgttctttttgtttttttggttttttgggttttttttgttttgtttttgtttttgagacagtcttgctctgtctcctaagctggagtgcagtggcatgatcttggcttactgcaagctctgcctcccgggttcacaccattctcctgcctcagcccgacaagtagctgggactacaggcgtgtgccaccatgcacggctaattttttgtatttttagtagagatggggtttcaccgtgttagccaggatggtctcgatctcctgacctcgtgatctgcctgcctaggcctcccaaagtgctgggattacaggcgtgagccactgcacctggccttaagtgTTTTTAATACGTCATTGCCTTAAGCTAACAATTCTTAACCTTTGTTCTACTGAAGCCACGTGGTTGAGATAGGCTCTGAGTCTAGCTTTTAACCTCTATCTTTTTGTCTTAGAAATCTAAGCAGAATGCAAATGACTAAGAATAATGTTgttgaaataacataaaataggtTATAACTTTGATACTCATTAGTAACAAATCTTTCAATACATCTTACGGTCTGTTAGGTGTAGATTAGTAATGAAGTGGGAAGCCACTGCAAGCTAGTATACATGTAGGGAAAGATAGAAAGCATTGAAGccagaagagagacagaggacATTTGGGCTAGATctgacaagaaaaacaaatgttttagtattaatttttgactttaaattttttttttatttagtgaaTACTGGTGTTTAATGGTCTCATTTTAATAAGTATGACACAGGTAGTTTAaggtcatatattttatttgatgaaaataaggtataggccgggcacggtggctcacacctgtaatcccagcactttgggaggccgaggcaggcggatcacctgaggtcgggagttagagactagcctcaacatggagaaaccccgtctctactaaaaaaaatacaaaattaggcgggcgtggtggtgcatgcctgtaatcccagctactcaggaggctgaggcaggagaattgcttgaacctgggaggtggaggttgcggtgagccgagatcacctcattgcactccagcctgggcaataagagcaaaactccatctcaaaaaaaaaaaaataaggtataaGCGGGCTCAGGAACATCATTGGAcatactgaaagaagaaaaatcagctgggcgcagtggctcacgccggtaatcccaacactttgggaggccaaggcgggtgaatcacctgaagtcgggagttccagatcagcctgaccaacatggagaaaccctgtctctactaaaaatacaaaactagccgggcatggtggcgcatgcctgtaatcccagctacttgggaggctgaggcaggagagttgcttgaactgagaaggcggaggttgcggtgagccaagattgcaccattgcactccagcctgggcaacaagagcgaaactccgtctcaaaaaaaaaaggaagaaaaatatttttttaaattaattagtttatttattttttaagatggagttttgccctgtcgcccaggctggggtgcaatggtgcaatctcggctcactgcaacctccgcctcctgggttcaagtgattctcctgcctcagcttcccgagtagctgtgattacagccatatgccaccacgcccagccagttttgtgttttgttttgttttttgttttttttttttgagagggtgtcttgctctgtcccccaagctggagtgcagcggcgcgatcttggctcactgcaagctctgcctcccaggttcacaccattctcttgcctcagcctcccgagtagctgggactacaggtgcccgccaccacacccggctaatttttttgtgtttttagtagagatggggtttcactgtgttagccaggatggtctcgatctcctgaccttttgatccacccgcctcagcctccccaagtgctgggattataggcgtgagccactgtgcccggcctagtcttgtatttttagtagagtcggggtttctccatgttggtcaggctgttctccaaatccgacctcaggtgatccgcccgccttggcctccaaaagtgcaaggcattacaggcatgagccactgtgaccggcaatgtttttaaattttttaaatttaaattttattttttagagaccaggtctcactctattgctcaggctggagtgcaagggcacattcacagctcactgcagccttgacctccagggctcaagcagtcctctcacctcagtttcccgagtagctgggactacagtgataatgccactgcacctggctaatttttatttttatttatttatttttttttgagacagagtcttgctctgtcacccaggctggagtgcagtggtgtaaatctcagctcactgcagcctccgcctcctgggttcaagtgattctcctgcctcagcctcccaagtagctgggattagaggtccccaccaccatgcctggctaattttttgtactttcagtagaaatggggttttgccatgttggccaggctgttctcgaactcctgagctcaggtgatccaactgtctcggcctcccaaagtgctgggattacaggcgtgagccactgtgcctagcctgagccaccacgccggcctaatttttaaattttttgtagagacagggtctcattatgttgcccagggtggtgtcAAGCTCCaggtctcaagtgatccccctacctccgcctcccaaagttgtgggattgtaggcatgagccactgcaagaAAACCTTAACTGCAGCctaataattgttttctttgggaTAACTTTTAAAGTACATTAAAAGACTATCAACTTAATTTCTGAtcatattttgttgaataaaataagtaaaatgtcttGTGAAACAAAATGCTTTTTAACATCCATATAAAGCTATCTATATATAGCTATCTATGTCTatatagctattttttttaacttcctttattttccttacaGGGTTTCAGACAAAATCAAAAAGAAGGAAGGTGCTCACATTCCTTAAATTAAGGAGTAAGTCTGCCAGCATTATGAAAGTGAATCTTACTTTTGTAAAACTTTATGGTTTgtggaaaacaaatgtttttgaacatttaaaaagttcAGATGTTAAAAAGTTGAAAGGTTAATGTAAAACAATCAATATTAAAGAATTTTGATGCCAAAACTATTAGATAAAAGGTTAATCTACATCCCTACTAGAATTCTCATACTTAACTGGTTGGTTATGTGGAAGAAACATACTTTCACAATAAAGAGCTTTAGGATatgatgccattttatatcacTAGTAGGCAGACCagcagacttttttttattgtgatatgGGATAACCTAGGCATACTGCACTGTACACTCTGACATATGAAGTGCTCTAGTCAAGTTTAACTGGTGTCCACAGAGGACATGGTTTAACTGGAATTCGTCAAGCCTCTGGTTCTAATTTCTCATTTGCAGGAAATGCTGGCATAGAGCAGCACTAAATGACACCACTAAAGAAACGATCAGACAGATCTGGAATGTGAAGCGTTATAGAAGATAACTGGCCTCATTTCTTCAAAATATCAAGtgttgggaaagaaaaaaggaagtggaATGGGTAACTCTTCTTGATTAAAAGTTATGTAATAACCAAatgcaatgtgaaatattttactgGACTCTATTTTGAAAAACCATCTGTAAaagactggggtgggggtgggaggccaGCACGGTGGTGAGGCAGTTGAGAAAATTTGAATGTGGATTAGATTTTGAATGATATTGGATAATTATTGGTAATTTTATGAGCTGTGAGAAGGGTGTTGTAGTTTATAAAAGACTGTCTTAATTTGCATACTTAAGCATTTAGGAATGAAGTGTTAGAGTGtcttaaaatgtttcaaatgGTTTAACAAAATGTATGTGAGGCGTATGTGGCAAAATGTTACAGAATCTAACTGGTGGACATGGCTGTTCATTGTactgtttttttctatcttctatatgtttaaaagtatataataaaaatatttaatttttttttaaattagctgtaTCTgtgattgtatttcttttttgcatattattttgCCCTTTGGCCCATATTTTGATAT
The genomic region above belongs to Homo sapiens chromosome 5, GRCh38.p14 Primary Assembly and contains:
- the SMN1 gene encoding survival motor neuron protein isoform X4 codes for the protein MAMSSGGSGGGVPEQEDSVLFRRGTGQSDDSDIWDDTALIKAYDKAVASFKHALKNGDICETSGKPKTTPKRKPAKKNKSQKKNTAASLQQWKVGDKCSAIWSEDGCIYPATIASIDFKRETCVVVYTGYGNREEQNLSDLLSPICEVANNIEQNAQENENESQVSTDESENSRSPGNKSDNIKPKSAPWNSFLPPPPPMPGPRLGPGKIIPPPPPICPDSLDDADALGSMLISWYMSGYHTGYYMEMLA
- the SMN1 gene encoding survival motor neuron protein isoform a (isoform a is encoded by transcript variant a) — encoded protein: MAMSSGGSGGGVPEQEDSVLFRRGTGQSDDSDIWDDTALIKAYDKAVASFKHALKNGDICETSGKPKTTPKRKPAKKNKSQKKNTAASLQQWKVGDKCSAIWSEDGCIYPATIASIDFKRETCVVVYTGYGNREEQNLSDLLSPICEVANNIEQNAQENENESQVSTDESENSRSPGNKSDNIKPKSAPWNSFLPPPPPMPGPRLGPGKPGLKFNGPPPPPPPPPPHLLSCWLPPFPSGPPIIPPPPPICPDSLDDADALGSMLISWYMSGYHTGYYMEMLA
- the SMN1 gene encoding survival motor neuron protein isoform X2, with translation MAMSSGGSGGGVPEQEDSVLFRRGTGQSDDSDIWDDTALIKAYDKAVASFKHALKNGDICETSGKPKTTPKRKPAKKNKSQKKNTAASLQQWKVGDKCSAIWSEDGCIYPATIASIDFKRETCVVVYTGYGNREEQNLSDLLSPICEVANNIEQNAQENENESQVSTDESENSRSPGNKSDNIKPKSAPWNSFLPPPPPMPGPRLGPGKPGLKFNGPPPPPPPPPPHLLSCWLPPFPSGPPIIPPPPPICPDSLDDADALGSMLISWYMSGYHTGYYMTGFHCVSQDGLNLLTP
- the SMN1 gene encoding survival motor neuron protein isoform b (isoform b is encoded by transcript variant b) gives rise to the protein MAMSSGGSGGGVPEQEDSVLFRRGTGQSDDSDIWDDTALIKAYDKAVASFKHALKNGDICETSGKPKTTPKRKPAKKNKSQKKNTAASLQQWKVGDKCSAIWSEDGCIYPATIASIDFKRETCVVVYTGYGNREEQNLSDLLSPICEVANNIEQNAQENENESQVSTDESENSRSPGNKSDNIKPKSAPWNSFLPPPPPMPGPRLGPGKIIPPPPPICPDSLDDADALGSMLISWYMSGYHTGYYMGFRQNQKEGRCSHSLN
- the SMN1 gene encoding survival motor neuron protein isoform d (isoform d is encoded by transcript variant d) translates to MAMSSGGSGGGVPEQEDSVLFRRGTGQSDDSDIWDDTALIKAYDKAVASFKHALKNGDICETSGKPKTTPKRKPAKKNKSQKKNTAASLQQWKVGDKCSAIWSEDGCIYPATIASIDFKRETCVVVYTGYGNREEQNLSDLLSPICEVANNIEQNAQENENESQVSTDESENSRSPGNKSDNIKPKSAPWNSFLPPPPPMPGPRLGPGKPGLKFNGPPPPPPPPPPHLLSCWLPPFPSGPPIIPPPPPICPDSLDDADALGSMLISWYMSGYHTGYYMGFRQNQKEGRCSHSLN
- the SMN1 gene encoding survival motor neuron protein isoform X1, which encodes MAMSSGGSGGGVPEQEDSVLFRRGTGQSDDSDIWDDTALIKAYDKAVASFKHALKNGDICETSGKPKTTPKRKPAKKNKSQKKNTAASLQQWKVGDKCSAIWSEDGCIYPATIASIDFKRETCVVVYTGYGNREEQNLSDLLSPICEVANNIEQNAQENENESQVSTDESENSRSPGNKSDNIKPKSAPWNSFLPPPPPMPGPRLGPGKPGLKFNGPPPPPPPPPPHLLSCWLPPFPSGPPIIPPPPPICPDSLDDADALGSMLISWYMSGYHTGYYMFPEASLKAEQMPAPCFL
- the SMN1 gene encoding survival motor neuron protein isoform X5, giving the protein MAMSSGGSGGGVPEQEDSVLFRRGTGQSDDSDIWDDTALIKAYDKAVASFKHALKNGDICETSGKPKTTPKRKPAKKNKSQKKNTAASLQQNENESQVSTDESENSRSPGNKSDNIKPKSAPWNSFLPPPPPMPGPRLGPGKPGLKFNGPPPPPPPPPPHLLSCWLPPFPSGPPIIPPPPPICPDSLDDADALGSMLISWYMSGYHTGYYMGFRQNQKEGRCSHSLN
- the SMN1 gene encoding survival motor neuron protein isoform X6 codes for the protein MAMSSGGSGGGVPEQEDSVLFRRGTGQSDDSDIWDDTALIKAYDKAVASFKHALKNGDICETSGKPKTTPKRKPAKKNKSQKKNTAASLQQNENESQVSTDESENSRSPGNKSDNIKPKSAPWNSFLPPPPPMPGPRLGPGKPGLKFNGPPPPPPPPPPHLLSCWLPPFPSGPPIIPPPPPICPDSLDDADALGSMLISWYMSGYHTGYYMEMLA